The Juglans regia cultivar Chandler chromosome 10, Walnut 2.0, whole genome shotgun sequence genome includes the window GATCGATGAGGGAATCGATAAACGTGTTGCAGCCGACGGCGAAGATCCGACCTACTTTAGTTCGGGCACTGGAGAACCATGCGAAGAGAGCAGCACAAGTAATGGCCCCCAAACACACCCCACCTCCCTCCGCAATACCTTGAACATCCATCTTTCTGAACAACGAGTTTCCCGTCACCAACTCTACTGTCACGGTTGCCGCGAAAACTATCTGCATGGAGCTCAAACGCATCAAACGACGCATATATAGCACATCAAATTGAATTTAACAGAGAAAAGGAAACATCGGCCTGCGGAAACTCACCATGGCTAGCCGACCGGAGATGATCTCAAAGTCATGGCTCTTCCTCGAGCTCTCTATATACTCCGAAAGAATCGCAAAGAACGGCGATACTCCATCGCCGCCGTCCCTCCTCGTCTTTATCACCCCGACTCGATCCGAGCCGTACGATCTCAGATTACACAGCCGAGGCTGCAATACAACCTTGGTTCCATCTGAATCGGCGGGCTTTGATTTGGGAACCTGAAGTTGAACCGGAGCCAGCGGTTCTCTCCTCTGAAGAACCGGCTTCGTAGACCTAAGCTCGGAGTGGATTGCACGCGCCGCCGAGGCCATCGGGAAAATCCGAGACTTCACAGAACGAGCGAGTGAGAAATGAGCGTAATAGCGAGAATCTTCGGTGCTTTTTGAGGATTAATGACCTTTGGAATCTTTCGTGGTAGTCCATGGATCCACGTCTCTTATTTGTCTACGAGGTAGGAATGACGTTCGTGGGAGTCAGTGACGTGACGGCTGCTTTGGCCTTATTAGTTGGGGGTGTTAAATTGTGTTTTCGGGTCGCGACAAGATACAATTGAATATATAGATTAATTCGATCTTAATTTAAATGTgtcagatttttaaattttaatataatttatttaaataataaatcgtATAGtgttattaaatttaacttatttaataattaattaaaaatatattaatatggttcatttaaatctatttattttatataaatagattgaattaaaacaaataactcaATTGAGcagattaaaataatttttcctaagagttaaattttatgttaattaataatcacaatatcttacaaaatatatatcaatatttttttaattttaacatataataaaattaatattacaaaccatacgATAACAATATGAGTataggtctaaaattataattctaacaataaaaataataaaaatataagcattctgaaaaatatcaatattacaacttaataataataaaatttaaagtttgaaataaattctaaaggATCAAAACGGATTAATTTCATATTAAGCAGGTTGACTTATTATTGactcatttataaattatattttaatagattAGTTCATTTTCACTCGAAGTTATTAATATCAAATCTAAACTTGCTAATTTGTTGGTGTTGAATTTATCATATATTGTCATCTCTATTTTGGTGTGTTGGGTAGCTTGAGTTGTTCAATGCAGTGGTGACACGTATGGACATAATTGTCTACTGACCTGTTCCTTTCTTAGAAAAAGAGActgattttttcttattaagaaagttattcattaaaaattatttataatattttatttatgccaATTATTTAGTATaccatttaaaaattaagaaactgataaaaaaaataatgagacatatatataaattatatatatatattagatatttaTCTGTCGGTAtgggatgcatgcatgctgtgaACGTTCACCAGAAAACAATTAATCCACcatttttgctatttattttgcTATTTATTCTGAAAGCAGCCGCCAGCCGCCTgtagaagaaaaaatgagagaaaaaaactattgcGACTTATCTTGTATGGTTGGCGTGGGATTTTAGGATAGAGGGGGGGAAAAGTGTGGGATATTGGTACGAATTCGAGCTCCTATTCTTTTGTTAATTTGGGATAAtcgtataatttctatatacgTTGGAGTAATCTTATTTTTACCTTTGAATTACAATATGATTAATGCAACGTATTTCTCATATCAAATATTACTTAGATCTCGTTTGATTAtacatattagatgataaattcgtgaataataatgagttaatttgttaataatagtaaaatggtttgaattaagatttttatgaaattttgaaaaaagatgaagaaacagtttaataaaaaattataaagttaaaagaggattaaaatattatttttttaatattatttttattttgagatttgaaaaattttgtgttttgtattttgtttagaagtttgagaaagttataataattatatgaaaatattgaaaatttgaaataaaaatatctttgtgtttgaataatatttaagtgttgagatgaaatagaatgagatgatttgaaagGTCTGTGAAACCGAACCAAACTTTAATATATTCTAAGGtcagataatatttataaaaaaaaaaaataagactcaAGGGCTAGCTAGTCATGGATAAGGAGATCATCTTAAGTAGGATCTCTACAAGTGTGGAGATCACCCATTACCAACCTTGAATCATATACAGTTATTggtgttttgtttaattttaggCTAATGTGGTATATAGgacgagtatatatatatggtgttcATGCTTTAATGGCTGACATGataagtttcatatatataaatgtatgtatatatgatgCGTGCCATATCATGATCAATTTGTTTTATACATGTTACATAATTAGGAGGGTATTTGTAATCCTACGACTCATCCCCCTCCCCTTACGAGGGCATCTTGCCTCTTTAATTCACCACCGGTATAAGTATGGAGTCTCAATAAAAACTATATGTTAAATCAGAATGAATTATCACATAACAGTTTTGAGAAATCTTCTAACCTACATTATATCGTATGGAGCCACCATCGAGTATGGTATTGCAGTGAATGACACTTAGGCTTAATAGAGGTCACCACTCCCCTTCCTAAGcactaagagcactctcattggattaactaaaaattaaatctaatgagtatttagctattaaagagtaaaatattcacattagattagtcaaatttcaaatatttaaaatttagctatagtgacttttaaaagtttttctaaatttgaagattattgtacatacatcaaatacatattttattaattatttctctatcCCTTTCTTTCTATTACATATTtgatcacaattaatatattaatttgacttagtgatttattaatttaataagaacatgattattaattaacatataataagtagaatagtaaaatataataaaattaaataacttaataattaaaaaaattaaatatttttgaaattattaattattcattactatataataaaaaaatgtataatctaatgtagagatttaatatgaataactaaaatcaaattcatcttatattattttattattatataatgaaaaaatagttatttcaatgtggagatttatacgaatggaatagtcaaaagttaaattttttttacattcattaaaactatcatttaattttaactaatccaacgGAAGAGCGTTGTAACAAGCCCAATGTCTGCGTTTAGGAAAAAGCATGGTCTACTCATCATAGCTGATGACACCCAGGCCTCACTGGCCAGTCGCAAGTCATTTCAGctcatttcagctcatctcaactcatctcactactattcattactattcagcaactttaactcacaagtctcactactattcacaactcatctcattactattcacaatccatctcaactcatctcagctcatctcaactcatctcaaattatcttcgaatccaaacatctaaAGCGCTATTACTAGTCTTGTACGAACAGTCCATCAATTAACAGTCTGAAAGATGTCGCTTGAATTCTCAATGGTCACTTATGCTAATAACATGTGACTCAACTCTCAGTCGGTGAAGTGCCTCATGGGTATGGGGCAAGAACATGAATATCACATGAGTGAGAAGCAATCCCTAATACTTGCTGCTTTCCAGGCCTAGCTAGTATATGTGGGTTTGGATAGACAATACAGATGAGATGTGAcgttttattgaaagttgaataaaatattatt containing:
- the LOC109012779 gene encoding stress enhanced protein 2, chloroplastic; translation: MASAARAIHSELRSTKPVLQRREPLAPVQLQVPKSKPADSDGTKVVLQPRLCNLRSYGSDRVGVIKTRRDGGDGVSPFFAILSEYIESSRKSHDFEIISGRLAMIVFAATVTVELVTGNSLFRKMDVQGIAEGGGVCLGAITCAALFAWFSSARTKVGRIFAVGCNTFIDSLIDQIVDGLFYESELSDWSDEI